Proteins encoded together in one Acidimicrobiales bacterium window:
- the frr gene encoding ribosome recycling factor, which translates to MTDDESYVDAVLAESRDKMHKAVVHAQNEFSTVRTGRASPALVEKLRIDYYGTPVPLQQLAGFSVPEARVLVITPYDKSSMKAIEKAIQQSDLGINPGNDGQVIRLVFPQLTEERRKDMVRVVKHKAEEARIAIRAVRRAARHDLEAFEKDGDITADDLERAEKDLERITHDHVAEIDRMLHTKEQELLEV; encoded by the coding sequence GTGACGGACGACGAGTCCTACGTCGACGCCGTGCTCGCCGAGAGCCGGGACAAGATGCACAAGGCCGTGGTGCACGCCCAGAACGAGTTCAGCACCGTGCGCACCGGCCGGGCGTCGCCCGCCCTCGTCGAGAAGCTGCGGATCGACTACTACGGCACGCCGGTGCCCCTCCAGCAGCTGGCCGGCTTCAGCGTGCCCGAGGCGCGGGTGCTCGTCATCACGCCCTACGACAAGAGCTCGATGAAGGCCATCGAGAAGGCCATCCAGCAGTCGGACCTGGGCATCAACCCGGGCAACGACGGCCAGGTCATCCGCCTGGTCTTCCCGCAGCTCACCGAGGAGCGGCGCAAGGACATGGTCCGGGTCGTCAAGCACAAGGCGGAGGAGGCGCGCATCGCCATCCGGGCCGTGCGGCGGGCGGCGCGCCACGACCTCGAGGCGTTCGAGAAGGACGGCGACATCACCGCCGACGACCTCGAGCGGGCCGAGAAGGACCTGGAGCGGATCACGCACGACCACGTGGCCGAGATCGACCGCATGCTGCACACGAAGGAGCAGGAACTGCTCGAGGTGTGA
- the dxr gene encoding 1-deoxy-D-xylulose-5-phosphate reductoisomerase: MTTVALVGSTGSIGTQAADVVRAHPGRYDVVAIGARSSVDVLADQAEELRPAVVAVADAAAARELEGRLPAATELRVGDEALASIATAADVVLNAVVGFAGLPVTLAALEAGRRLALANKESLIAAGPVVQVARATPGAEILPVDSEHSALHQCLRSGRRDEVRRLLLTASGGPFLGRSAGELADVTVDDALAHPTWTMGPKVTIDSSTLMNKGLEVIEAHELFGVAYDAIDVVVQPQSVVHSMVEFTDGSTIAQLSLPDMRLPIAYALGHPDRAPVAFGAIDWCELGRLDFAAPDRATFRCLDLAYEAGRRGGTAPAVLNAANEVAVAAFLDGRLRWGDIAAVIEDCLEAVPGTKADGLGVVLEADRCARDRAGAAVERRSKAA; the protein is encoded by the coding sequence GTGACCACCGTCGCCCTGGTCGGCTCCACCGGCTCGATCGGCACGCAGGCGGCGGACGTGGTGCGGGCCCACCCCGGGCGCTACGACGTCGTCGCCATCGGCGCCCGGTCGTCGGTGGACGTGCTGGCCGACCAGGCCGAGGAGCTGCGGCCCGCGGTGGTCGCCGTCGCCGACGCCGCTGCCGCCCGGGAGCTCGAGGGCCGGCTCCCGGCAGCGACGGAGCTGCGGGTGGGCGACGAGGCGCTGGCCTCGATCGCCACGGCGGCCGACGTCGTGCTCAACGCCGTGGTGGGCTTCGCCGGCCTGCCCGTCACCCTGGCCGCCCTCGAAGCCGGCCGGCGGCTGGCGCTGGCGAACAAGGAGTCCCTGATCGCCGCCGGCCCGGTCGTGCAGGTGGCCCGGGCCACGCCGGGCGCCGAGATCCTGCCCGTGGACTCCGAGCACTCCGCTTTGCACCAGTGCCTCCGGTCGGGCCGCCGGGACGAGGTCCGCCGGCTCCTGCTCACCGCCAGCGGCGGGCCGTTCCTCGGCCGGTCGGCGGGGGAGCTGGCCGACGTGACGGTGGACGACGCCCTTGCCCATCCCACCTGGACCATGGGCCCCAAGGTGACGATCGACTCGTCCACGCTCATGAACAAGGGGCTCGAGGTCATCGAGGCCCACGAGCTCTTCGGCGTCGCCTACGACGCCATCGACGTCGTGGTGCAGCCCCAGTCGGTGGTCCACTCGATGGTCGAGTTCACCGATGGTTCCACCATCGCCCAGCTCTCGCTCCCCGACATGCGACTGCCCATCGCCTACGCGCTGGGCCACCCCGACCGCGCCCCGGTGGCGTTCGGGGCGATCGACTGGTGCGAGCTCGGCCGCCTGGACTTCGCGGCGCCCGACCGGGCCACCTTCCGCTGCCTCGACCTGGCCTACGAGGCGGGCCGGCGGGGTGGTACCGCCCCGGCCGTCCTGAACGCCGCCAACGAGGTGGCGGTGGCCGCCTTCCTCGACGGCCGCTTGCGGTGGGGCGACATCGCCGCCGTCATCGAGGACTGCCTGGAGGCGGTGCCGGGAACGAAAGCCGACGGCCTCGGCGTTGTGCTCGAAGCCGATCGCTGCGCCCGGGACCGGGCCGGCGCGGCCGTCGAACGGAGATCGAAAGCCGCATGA
- a CDS encoding phosphatidate cytidylyltransferase — translation MDDDEFDEQEEVEDARGRRRAEGVRIIGAEEAARALKEGQAAGKRPEDAPRFGDVPKRPSGPKPAQRFPLPGQVDPAAAVVRPPVAAQAPEMPHWTEPPTGEVPRIIDTDDEGEDLDAWSGLSGPRWRDQDSDWDDSAFADALGGEDTKVGALDDSRTDHSDLYEFDEPEPEPEPEPQRERAPAAGPASVTTSIRTRQAGAPPEAPAQPPGGRDLRGAVVIGAALAAVALLVFKAGPKPALVLVTAIVTLAAAEAYDVLRRAGYRPATLLGLIATVSLMFATYSDGVTAVPLVLVLTTMFAFLWYLFGVVRARPTVNVAITLFVFSWVGLLGSFAALLLALPDREGIAFLLGAVIATAAHDIGALFFGSQMGSRPLAPDISPNKTMEGLIGGMLSAVFASVLFVGVLPGIHPWTAGNALVLGLVVAVVAPLGDLCESMVKRDLGVKDMGSLLPGHGGVLDRFDALLFVLPATYYLVKLLDLA, via the coding sequence GTGGACGACGACGAGTTCGACGAGCAGGAAGAGGTCGAGGACGCCCGCGGGCGACGGCGCGCCGAGGGCGTGCGCATCATCGGCGCCGAGGAGGCGGCCCGCGCCCTGAAGGAGGGCCAGGCGGCCGGCAAGCGCCCCGAGGACGCCCCCCGGTTCGGCGACGTGCCCAAGCGGCCGTCGGGCCCCAAGCCGGCCCAGCGCTTCCCGCTCCCCGGCCAGGTCGACCCCGCGGCCGCCGTCGTCCGCCCGCCGGTGGCGGCCCAGGCTCCCGAGATGCCGCACTGGACGGAGCCGCCCACCGGCGAGGTCCCCCGCATCATCGACACCGACGACGAGGGCGAGGACCTCGACGCGTGGTCGGGGCTGTCGGGCCCCCGCTGGCGCGACCAGGACAGCGACTGGGACGACTCGGCGTTCGCCGACGCCCTGGGCGGCGAGGACACCAAGGTCGGCGCCCTGGACGACTCCCGGACCGACCACTCGGACCTGTACGAGTTCGACGAGCCCGAGCCCGAGCCCGAGCCGGAGCCCCAGCGGGAGCGGGCGCCGGCTGCCGGGCCGGCGTCGGTCACGACCTCCATCCGCACCCGCCAGGCCGGCGCGCCGCCCGAGGCGCCCGCTCAGCCGCCCGGAGGTCGCGACCTGCGGGGCGCCGTCGTCATCGGCGCCGCCCTGGCCGCTGTCGCCCTGCTGGTGTTCAAGGCCGGGCCCAAGCCGGCGCTCGTGCTCGTCACCGCCATCGTCACCCTCGCCGCCGCCGAGGCGTACGACGTGCTCCGCCGGGCCGGCTACCGGCCGGCGACGCTCCTCGGCCTCATCGCCACCGTCTCGCTGATGTTCGCCACCTACAGCGACGGGGTGACGGCCGTGCCCCTGGTGCTGGTCCTCACCACGATGTTCGCCTTCCTCTGGTACCTGTTCGGGGTCGTCCGCGCCCGGCCGACGGTCAACGTGGCGATCACCCTGTTCGTGTTCTCGTGGGTCGGCCTGCTCGGGTCCTTCGCCGCCCTGCTGCTGGCCCTGCCCGACCGGGAGGGGATCGCGTTCCTGCTCGGCGCCGTCATCGCCACCGCCGCCCACGACATCGGCGCCCTGTTCTTCGGCAGCCAGATGGGCAGCCGCCCGCTGGCACCCGACATCAGCCCCAACAAGACGATGGAGGGGCTGATCGGCGGCATGCTGTCGGCCGTCTTCGCCAGCGTGCTGTTCGTCGGCGTCCTGCCCGGCATCCACCCGTGGACGGCCGGCAACGCCCTCGTGCTCGGACTGGTGGTGGCCGTGGTGGCGCCGCTCGGCGACCTGTGCGAGTCGATGGTCAAGCGCGACCTCGGCGTCAAGGACATGGGGTCGCTCCTCCCCGGCCACGGCGGCGTCCTCGACCGCTTCGACGCCCTCCTCTTCGTCCTCCCCGCCACCTACTACCTGGTCAAGCTGCTGGACCTGGCGTGA